The Opitutus sp. DNA window ATCCCCGAGTAAAGGTTGGCACGCCTCCTCGCCCGATGCTTCCTGACCACCACATAAGAATCCGGCACTCACAAGTCAGGTTGCCTTGAGTTTGAATTTCTCAACCTGCCTGAGGGCCATCCAGTCGCAGATAGCGCCAAGGTCAGCGACTGGGACATTGGTGTGCGGTAGGGTGTGCAGGTAAGGTGGCGGGCCAAATTCTGGAGTCAGGGTGGAAGTCGCCAAGCCTCGGGCAGCCTGCGATTGCCAGACGAGTTCCCACCAGCTCTCGTGCGCTTTCAGGTGCGGTGCATATTCCGGTGCCGAGGGATCGGGGACTTGAGGCCCTTCCTCATACCCGACCCGTGCATGGAGATGGTGGCACTGGCTTGCAGCGAGCGCGATGGTGTCGGCCATGTCGGGCAGCAGTCGCTCGCAGACGCAGACCCAATGACTGAAATCGCAGGTCACGCGCAGGTCGGGAAACTGCTTCAGAATCTGCCGTGTCTGCCATGGCGTTCCGAAGTAGCGGAGTCGGTGGGTTTCGTGCGAAATGGGAATCCCCACCTCCTTTTCCAGAGCCAAGACCTGCCCGTAGAAATCCTCAGCCTCGGCGGGGCACCAGTTGTCGTAGCCGGAGTGGGCATTGAAAAACAGCGGTTCGTGTTCAAGGCACTCCTCGATCTGGACGCGCAGCGAATCCAGATGTTCGCGCACGGTTCCCCCGGCGATGAAGTCGTTGCTGAAGATTTGAGGCACCCATCCGAAGTTGGTTTCCTTGATAAAGCGTA harbors:
- a CDS encoding sugar phosphate isomerase/epimerase, producing the protein MNLKLVRHLWGVDLSHGLNHYLPHWREVGYDALEVSIRFVPDRDIFLRFIKETNFGWVPQIFSNDFIAGGTVREHLDSLRVQIEECLEHEPLFFNAHSGYDNWCPAEAEDFYGQVLALEKEVGIPISHETHRLRYFGTPWQTRQILKQFPDLRVTCDFSHWVCVCERLLPDMADTIALAASQCHHLHARVGYEEGPQVPDPSAPEYAPHLKAHESWWELVWQSQAARGLATSTLTPEFGPPPYLHTLPHTNVPVADLGAICDWMALRQVEKFKLKAT